In the Pseudoalteromonas undina genome, one interval contains:
- a CDS encoding ParA family protein, whose product MAKVIALANQKGGVGKTTTAVNLAASMAATKRKVLLIDLDPQGNATMGSGVDKYGDVPTIYDLLIEDKPIDEVIIKETSGEYHMIAANGDVTAAEVKLMELFAREVRLRNALEKIQDQYEFIFIDCPPSLNMLTVNAMAAADSILVPMQCEYYALEGLTALMDTITQLAKLVNPNLQIEGILRTMYDPRNRLANDVSEQLKQHFGDKVYRTVIPRNVRLAEAPSFGAPAMYYDRASSGAKAYLALAGEMLRRKEKTTPVVA is encoded by the coding sequence GTGGCAAAAGTCATCGCATTAGCAAATCAAAAAGGTGGAGTAGGTAAAACTACCACTGCCGTTAATCTCGCTGCATCTATGGCTGCAACGAAGCGTAAAGTGCTGTTAATAGATCTCGATCCGCAAGGCAATGCGACCATGGGCAGTGGCGTCGACAAATATGGTGACGTCCCTACTATCTATGACTTGCTCATAGAAGATAAGCCTATTGATGAAGTGATTATTAAAGAAACCTCAGGCGAATATCATATGATTGCTGCAAACGGTGATGTGACCGCTGCAGAAGTTAAGCTGATGGAATTATTTGCGCGAGAAGTACGTTTGCGTAACGCGCTTGAAAAAATACAAGATCAGTATGAGTTTATTTTTATAGACTGCCCGCCTTCTTTAAATATGTTAACCGTTAATGCCATGGCCGCTGCCGATTCTATTTTAGTACCTATGCAATGTGAATATTATGCACTGGAAGGATTAACAGCATTAATGGACACGATTACGCAACTTGCTAAGTTAGTTAACCCTAACTTACAGATTGAAGGCATACTTCGTACTATGTACGATCCGCGTAATCGACTAGCAAATGATGTATCAGAACAATTAAAACAACATTTTGGCGATAAAGTATACCGTACGGTGATCCCACGCAATGTTCGACTTGCAGAAGCCCCAAGTTTTGGTGCCCCAGCAATGTACTACGATCGAGCATCAAGTGGCGCGAAAGCTTATTTAGCTCTCGCTGGTGAAATGCTACGCAGAAAAGAAAAAACAACTCCCGTTGTCGCCTAA